The sequence CGAGGAGAATTCTGATCAGAAATACCCTGCAATATTTCATGCATGTATTTTTTGAAAAGCGCTTGATCAACACTAAGACAAGTATTTTTATTAGGACCTAAATTTTCAAAACCACAATTGTTAATATCTTGTTTGCCATCAAAACTAGCAATATTCAAACGAATGAAAGCATCTAGGCGCTGCTCAAGACTGTTATATTTATTTATTTCTTCCCATTGCTCATGATGAAAACTCATAAGCATAAGAGAGGGTAAGTTTAGAACTTCAGGATGAGAATCTAACAAACTATGCATCAGTAAGGTTCCTGAGCGTCCCCAGAAATAAAGAGCTACAACCTTGATTTTAGACATGGCTTCTATGGTAGGAATTGTAGATTTCATTTCTCATCCCTTAGCTGTAATAAAGCTTTAAATTGATGACTGAAATTTTCTATCATAGCGAGGGTACCGGCACAAGCTCCGCATTTAATACGGGGTTTCGGCTGATTAAATGCATTCGCAGCACCATCAAAACGAGAATAAAACTTATTAGAAAACCCAAGTAATGCCACACCGCCACAGATATCCCACTCAGACTTAGGCTCAACTGAAAAGTAAAAATCATCTTGCTCAGCTGCCACTCTTAAAAGTTTATAAGCCACACTTCCCAATGGTTTTATCTGAGGTAACTGCTCTCTAAATACATCGATTTGTCCTTTAGAAAACTCAGTGCGACTTACAGAAATTTCAGCTTGGACTAAAGAAGTTTGAACAATACGAGATTTAGATCCCCAATACTCAACACCATTATCAAGACTACCAACTCCACCTTCACCGGTGGCGGGGTTCACAACGCCCCCTAAAATCGGCAACCCCTTACTAACGAGCCCTACTGAGATTGCAATTTCAGGAATGCCAGAAATAAATTCTTTAGTGCCATCGATGGGGTCTACGACCCACACATAAGATTTTGTAAGTCTATCGGTGTTGTCTTTATCTTCTTCTGAGAGCCAACCAGAATCGGGTAAAAGTTTAGTTAGTTCTAGTTTAAGAAATTTATTAACTTCAAGCTCAACTTTGGTAACAGAAGTTCCATCTTGTTTTTTGGTAGTGCCGAGTTCTTCAGAAGACTTATTTAAATGCCCCTTAATAATTTCAGATGCTTTGAGCAGTATATTTTTAAAGTTTGTGAGATTAACAGGAACCTTCATCGAAAATCAGGAGCCAATCGAATGATCCGATCAACTATTTCTTCAAAAGAGTTTGGAGCTTGAGAGGTATCTAAAACTAGATCTGGGGTTTTGGGCGCATCAAAGGGAAGATCCACACCGATGACGTCTTTCATCGCCCCTGATTTAACACCACTGTAAAGTTTTTTTGTGTCACGCATCTCAAGAACACTCATAGGTGTATCAAGATAAACTTCATAATAATTGGATATGTTTTTTCTATTCCACTCATGAATCTCTTGAAACAAAGACATCGTTGCACAAACTACTGGTACACCCTGCCCCGAGAGCCATTTACAAAGTTTAGATATTTGCTGAGCGTTTTTTTTTCGATCTTCTAAACCATGACCAAGATGTGAATTTAAAACGTCACGTACCTCGTCTCCGTCAATCAAAATAGATGCATGATTTTGGCTACGTAAACGAGCACAAACTTTATTGGCAATAGTAGATTTACCCGAACCTGAAAGACCCGTGATCCAAAAAACTGGGCCCGCTGCTTTCACACCCATTGAATTCATGGTGTGTTCCTATTGATAGTCAGAGTGTTTCCTGAGGTGAGTGCAAATTTCTGGGCTAATTCTAAATCGCGATGGGAATCTATTTCTAACCATTTTTCATTGATGGGTACTGCGTGAATATCAGTGCCTGAATTAATCAGCCCTTGTAAAAAATCTGTCATGTACAACATATCAAAATTTCTTTTTGTTGAAATAAGTGTGCGACCATCTTGGTGGGCCTTGCGCTCTTTTTCAAAAAGATCTTTGGCAAGTTGAACACTTTTACCCTTAAATGAAAGTAGGCCAATGTATTGGGCTTGAATGCGCTCAAGGGAAGTTTCTTTATTTCCAATATCTGTAATTCTACCATCGTCAGCCAGGCGAAGGCTTTCGGCATCATCTAAAACATTATCCACGCGTTTTTCCCAATAGCTTTTCCACTCTCGATCAACAACCACTGAAATATCATGGGGAGATTTTAAAAGTGCTTCTAAAACCGAAGGTTCATAGACGATATCGCCATAGCTTACGATAAAAGAATCTCCGAAATACTCAGCCGCACACCAAAGAGTTTGAAGCATATTGGTCTCAGCAAATCTTTTATTTTCAACAAAAGTGAGTTCTTCACCTTGAACTGTTTCTTTACAAAATCCCCTGACAACTACAATATTTTTAACACCAGCAGCCCGCGCAGTATTGGTTTGCCAATAAAGAAGTGGTTTTCCTTCTAAAGGAACCATACATTTAGGGCGATCAGCAGTGATGGGTTTTAAACGATTACCAGTTCCGGCGGCTAAAATAATCATGTTCATTTGAGAACTCCCTGACCCAGCTTAAGCCAATCAATTAACATGGCTTTGTCTTGCCCAGCTGAAGGACCTTTTCTTTCGGGATGCCATTGAACCCCATAAATTGGAAATTTAGAATGATACGCCCCTTCAACGATTCCTTCGGGACTTTTAGCAAACGCAATAAGTTCTGAGGCCAATTCTTTTTCAGTCAAACCTTGATCGTGATAGGAGTTCACTTGAAATTCATCTAGCTTAAACACTTTTGAAGCCTTGTGATCGACGATACGTACTAGATGATTGGCCCCGGTATGTTTTTCATCAGGACTCTGGGCCTTGATGCTTTTAATTAATGAACCCCCAAAATAAACATTTAAAAACTGCAACCCGCGACAAATACCCACAACAGGCAAGTTTTTTTTAATAGCGTACTCCACCATGGCCCGCTCTGTTTGGTCACGCACAGGATCCGCTCCCACGTCATTCCCATTGGAGAGAATCACACCACTTATTCCAGTGGCATCCATAAGTTCTGCAGGCGTATTTATGCCATTAGGAATAAAAATTGGAAGCACATTTAAATCAGAAAGTAATTCTACCCAATCACGACTGATAGCGTCTCGCACTTCGGAGTATGCTTCTGTGGTAACACTTCTAAGTGAAATGGCGATACGTGGTTTCATTTTAATATCCGAATTTGACGTTTGCCACAATCCAGCTCCATGAGTTCATGCTTTGCCAGCTTATCAAAGAGCATTTCTCCACAACCAATGGCAGCTGGAAGTCCGAATTCTGCAGCACGTATAGCCATATGTGATGCAACTCCACCGTATTTTGTAATGATCCCAGCGATGGGGTAGCTAAAAATCCAATCGTAACCGGGATCCGCTCGCTCAAGCAAAATGATCTTGTCATTTAAATTTGAAGTCTGTGAATTTTTATCTAATTTTAAGCAGTCAGCCACAACACGCTTATGGGTAATAAAATTAGGTTGGCATTTCATTTGGCTGAAAAAATCAAAATCAGAAACATCAGAAATAAGCGGCGGCAGATGAAGTGCTTTTGTTAATTCAAAACGTTTACGCGTAAAACCAATGGCTCTTTGCAACTCAATTGATGTGGCAGATGATGTTCCGTTGGTTGCCATTTGAATCAAAGTCTCAATAGATACAAAAGCCATATCATCCCGAGAAAGCTGAAACTTCTGGCCGAGTTTTTCAGTTAACATCAAAATAAGATTTAAATTCTTAGTAAATTCAAATTTTGAACTTTCACGCGCTGGTATAGCTTCCAAAATAAATTTCATCAGCGTCATAACATCAACATTCAAACCCAAATCTTTAAGAACCTTATCAATCTGACTGAATTTAGATTCGAAAATCTGACGAGCCTTATTGATATCAGGCTTGTGCGTTGAAGCGCGAGGTGTACCTGAACTACGAATATAAAGTGGAAGTGCTTGGCCCATGTTTTCAGAAAGTATGTCGTAGGTATCAGGTCTGAGATGGGCATAGCGACTTACAAATGCCGCTTCAGCAATCTGACCAGCGGCTAGCAATTCAAAATCCTCAGACATCTGACTAGCTACAGTTGAAATATTCCTAAGAATTTCATCATACTCTTCATCGCTAAGAATTTTTGCAGACACAAAAGATTTAAGAAATGCAAGGGCCACAAATGCATAACGAGCCAAAATAGAGAAAGGCAATGTGCCCCAATTAATGCAATCTTCAGAAAGCACACGCAAAGCTATTGCTATGGCATGGGGATTATCTGGCAGTTGAGATGAGATTTGTTCACGTCTTAAATTCAATTTTTCAAGAAGCTGCATCTGACTGGCAATACTTACTTCTTTTTCTTGGATAATAGATTGAGTTAATAACTTTAATTTTTCTTCTAGGTTTTTAATTTCAGCATCTGAAAATTTCGCAGCACTTAAGAGTTCTTTTGTATTTTTGAAATCTTGAGTGAGACATGTGGGTACAATATGAAACTCTATTTTATCATGAAGTTCAGGATTTTCTTTTAAGCGCCCGATGTAATGATTCACTAATTTTTCTGAAAGTGATGATTCTAAATTCTGAGGTAAAAAAGAATTTACACTTGCACGTACGTCAATATAGGGCCGCCCAAGAAGCGCAACAAGTAGCGGAGCACTCGTCACATCTTTGTAACCGATCAAAGCCCGAGCTTTTGCCCAGGTGCTATCGGTAATAAGTCTTTGATACAGCGAAAGTGCTAAGGGCTTTGGGCAAGTACCGATAATTTCAGCAGGATTCCAATCAGGCATAATACCTAAAACAGTGGTTGTACCTGACACTGCTGGATTAGGCTTAAACAATTGCGCAGAATAATCACGAATCAACGCTAACTCTTGTGCAAAGTCATCATCGGTGAGCGCAAAACGATTGCGATCTACAGTCAAAGGCCTCACCTGAAGAATGTAGACTTTTTCATCTCGATCAATTGCAAACTCAATATCGAGGGCATCGTGATCAATAAGTGATTCAAGTTCTCGAGCTGCAGCGATCAACATATGCATGTGCTTATCAGGATAAGGACCTTTACTTTGTTTTGACACAACCCACGTTTCTGCGTTTTCAGAACCTGAGGTGATTGTATCTGTTCTTGAAGTGGTAGTATCGCAATTGATAACAAGGTAAGGTGCGTTGGTTTCTAAATCACGGGTGAGTATGACTCCACTGTTTGTAACATTGAGAACTTGTGGTTGAACAAAAATCTGATGTTCAAGATCGTCCTTTGGAAAACTATTAAACACTTCAGTTATCGCATCAGAAATTTGCGAAGACTCTTGAATATCCACATTTAATATACTTTTAAAGCGCCCTGCTTGAGAACCACTCCACGCATCTTCACTCAAGGCACTGCTGCGTACAACTACAAGACCCTCATTAAAAGTTTTTTTAACGCTTGCTACAACTTCTTGAGGATTTTTCTTCCACTCAGACACTGCAAATCTAAATTGATCTAGAATTTTTGAGAAGCGAACGACAGGTTGTAATCTTTGAAGTGTTTGTGCTTTAGTACCAAGAATAAGTTTTGCTGCGTTTTTTGGTTTAGAAAGTGAAGCAAATTTAGAGCTGATATCTACAGAACTTAACCCTGCACCCTCTCTTGAAAGCACAGAAAAACATTTTACAAGATCATCTGTTTCATTTTTACTTCCGCTAGTTGCACGCTCACGAAAAAATTTTTGTAAAAGCTCTGAACCTTTCGCACTAACCAGTGCAACACCAGCAAAAGGAGTCTCAGAATTTACAGGCCCATCAACACCCAATACAAAGTCAGACTTACTGTCATGCATTTGCTTTGATAATAAATCCAGGGCTTCACGATGAAAGACAATGTCAGCAGAGCAAATATAACATGAATCGGTAAGCTCCTTGATGGCACAACCCAAAGCATCGACATCTGAACCTGTCATCCAATCAGCGTAAAAATGGTATTTAAGATCGGGGTAATTCTCGATGACCTTTTCAATATGATAACCGCCGACGTAGCAAACTTGTGACACCTGCAATTGTTGAAATGACTGAAGAATCCAGTCCAGTGCGCGTCTGGAGCCTTCAAATTCACTGAGATGATATGGGTAACTTTTATTTGGGTCGAGGCGTCGAACACCTCTGGAACTTCCTAGGATAATAGCTTTCATATCGGCTAAAACCATATGTAAATCCCAATTTACTAGCAATAAAAAAAGCCCCTCCATGGATTTTTGTTGCGCAGGTTCAAGTCACAGAAGTATTATCTTTTTCGATGAAAACAACCTGGGATTATTCTGATTTAGCCAATGCCTATTTAATGCGTCCGGATTACTCCGATTCAGCCA is a genomic window of Oligoflexia bacterium containing:
- a CDS encoding gamma-glutamyl-gamma-aminobutyrate hydrolase family protein (Members of this family of hydrolases with an active site Cys residue belong to MEROPS family C26.); translation: MKPRIAISLRSVTTEAYSEVRDAISRDWVELLSDLNVLPIFIPNGINTPAELMDATGISGVILSNGNDVGADPVRDQTERAMVEYAIKKNLPVVGICRGLQFLNVYFGGSLIKSIKAQSPDEKHTGANHLVRIVDHKASKVFKLDEFQVNSYHDQGLTEKELASELIAFAKSPEGIVEGAYHSKFPIYGVQWHPERKGPSAGQDKAMLIDWLKLGQGVLK
- a CDS encoding PEP/pyruvate-binding domain-containing protein gives rise to the protein MKAIILGSSRGVRRLDPNKSYPYHLSEFEGSRRALDWILQSFQQLQVSQVCYVGGYHIEKVIENYPDLKYHFYADWMTGSDVDALGCAIKELTDSCYICSADIVFHREALDLLSKQMHDSKSDFVLGVDGPVNSETPFAGVALVSAKGSELLQKFFRERATSGSKNETDDLVKCFSVLSREGAGLSSVDISSKFASLSKPKNAAKLILGTKAQTLQRLQPVVRFSKILDQFRFAVSEWKKNPQEVVASVKKTFNEGLVVVRSSALSEDAWSGSQAGRFKSILNVDIQESSQISDAITEVFNSFPKDDLEHQIFVQPQVLNVTNSGVILTRDLETNAPYLVINCDTTTSRTDTITSGSENAETWVVSKQSKGPYPDKHMHMLIAAARELESLIDHDALDIEFAIDRDEKVYILQVRPLTVDRNRFALTDDDFAQELALIRDYSAQLFKPNPAVSGTTTVLGIMPDWNPAEIIGTCPKPLALSLYQRLITDSTWAKARALIGYKDVTSAPLLVALLGRPYIDVRASVNSFLPQNLESSLSEKLVNHYIGRLKENPELHDKIEFHIVPTCLTQDFKNTKELLSAAKFSDAEIKNLEEKLKLLTQSIIQEKEVSIASQMQLLEKLNLRREQISSQLPDNPHAIAIALRVLSEDCINWGTLPFSILARYAFVALAFLKSFVSAKILSDEEYDEILRNISTVASQMSEDFELLAAGQIAEAAFVSRYAHLRPDTYDILSENMGQALPLYIRSSGTPRASTHKPDINKARQIFESKFSQIDKVLKDLGLNVDVMTLMKFILEAIPARESSKFEFTKNLNLILMLTEKLGQKFQLSRDDMAFVSIETLIQMATNGTSSATSIELQRAIGFTRKRFELTKALHLPPLISDVSDFDFFSQMKCQPNFITHKRVVADCLKLDKNSQTSNLNDKIILLERADPGYDWIFSYPIAGIITKYGGVASHMAIRAAEFGLPAAIGCGEMLFDKLAKHELMELDCGKRQIRILK
- a CDS encoding inositol monophosphatase family protein, encoding MKVPVNLTNFKNILLKASEIIKGHLNKSSEELGTTKKQDGTSVTKVELEVNKFLKLELTKLLPDSGWLSEEDKDNTDRLTKSYVWVVDPIDGTKEFISGIPEIAISVGLVSKGLPILGGVVNPATGEGGVGSLDNGVEYWGSKSRIVQTSLVQAEISVSRTEFSKGQIDVFREQLPQIKPLGSVAYKLLRVAAEQDDFYFSVEPKSEWDICGGVALLGFSNKFYSRFDGAANAFNQPKPRIKCGACAGTLAMIENFSHQFKALLQLRDEK
- the cysC gene encoding adenylyl-sulfate kinase, with protein sequence MNSMGVKAAGPVFWITGLSGSGKSTIANKVCARLRSQNHASILIDGDEVRDVLNSHLGHGLEDRKKNAQQISKLCKWLSGQGVPVVCATMSLFQEIHEWNRKNISNYYEVYLDTPMSVLEMRDTKKLYSGVKSGAMKDVIGVDLPFDAPKTPDLVLDTSQAPNSFEEIVDRIIRLAPDFR
- a CDS encoding phosphocholine cytidylyltransferase family protein, giving the protein MNMIILAAGTGNRLKPITADRPKCMVPLEGKPLLYWQTNTARAAGVKNIVVVRGFCKETVQGEELTFVENKRFAETNMLQTLWCAAEYFGDSFIVSYGDIVYEPSVLEALLKSPHDISVVVDREWKSYWEKRVDNVLDDAESLRLADDGRITDIGNKETSLERIQAQYIGLLSFKGKSVQLAKDLFEKERKAHQDGRTLISTKRNFDMLYMTDFLQGLINSGTDIHAVPINEKWLEIDSHRDLELAQKFALTSGNTLTINRNTP